Genomic segment of Halarchaeum grantii:
CGGGCTGGGCGAAGTGCGCCGGCTGGCGAGCGCGCTCGAACTCTCCGATTCGGTCCGCGACCAGGCGTGTCAGCTCTTCCGGAGCGCCCAGAACGAGGATCTGCTTCGAGGCAGGTCCATCGAGGCTATCGCCGCGGCCAGCGTCTACGGGGCCTGCCGGTGCAACGGCCGCTCACGGTTAGTGGATGACGTCAGCGAGATGGCCCGCGTTGCGGAGTCACGGGTCACGAACGGGTACAAGACGCTGAACGAAGAGCTGGGCCTCCCTGCCGAGCCCGTCTCCCCCAGCATGTTCGTGCCGCGCCTCGCTTCGGACCTCGAGTGTCCGGACGAAATCCGACAGCGGGCCCGAGCCCTCGCGGAACAGGCCGAGAAGCGCGGCGTCACGACGGGCGTCCATCCGGCCGGGTTCGCCGCGGCCTGTCTCTACAAGGCCGGTCGCGAAGAGGGGCGATGGCTGACGCAATCCGAGGCCGCGGACGTGGCGAACGCCTCGAAGGCGACTGTTCGGGCGCACCGGGATACGTTGGAGGAACAGGTCGCCTGAGACAGATCACTGTCTCTCCGACTGTACTACACATCGTTCTATCCACGCTACGATTTAAACACGAAGACGAGCGAAGTTCTCTGTAGACTACTCTGTAAGCTAGCCCACCTAAAGAGGCGGACTTTCACCATGGACTCCCGCTCTAACCGAATCCGGTACGGGTTTGACCCCGTTCGCGTTCAGCATCCCGCTGTTCAAGCGCACACCTACGGGTGCGCCTCCTTCGCCGCCAGTTTGGTTGCGAAGGAGTCGATAGCCGATGTTCTTCGCTGCGTTGTAGTCCGCGTGGTTCTCGTATCCACAGGATTGACAGCGGAAGGTGTCCTGCGACGGGCGGTTTTCCGCATGGGTGAACCCACACGACGAGCACCGCCTCGACGTGTTCTTCGGGTTCACCTGCTCAACCTGAATCCCGCGTCCCTCGGCCTTATACGAGACGTACTCGTACAGACGATTGAATGCCCACTCGTGGAACTTGCGGGCGTCGGGCATCCGATCGCGGATATCCGTCAGGTCCTCGAAGGCGATTACCGTGCAACCACTCTCGCTCGCTTCAGCGATGATGTCGTTCGCGATACGGTGAAGATACTGCTCGAAGCGCCCCGTCTCCTTGCGTCCGACCGCTTGGACGTTCTCGTGGGCCCACCGCGAACCACACTCCTGCAGCGACTTGCGGCGCTGGACGTACTTCGTTCGCCAGTGGTTGAGTTCGTCGGCAGACCAGAATGCGCCAGTCGAGGTAACGGCGATGTTCTCGATCCCGAGGTCCACACCGAGAACCGTTCCGTTCTCGGCCGGTTTGGGATCGTCCACGTCCGCCTTTGTTCGGACGTGGAGGTAGAAGTCACCACGGCGATAGTGGAGTGTCGCGCCTGTCGTCTCCCATCGTTCAGAACGCAGGTACTTCGAGTGGGGCGTGTCACGGGTTTTGTCGGGCAAGACGTACTCGGCGGTGACACGCCCATCGACGGTAGACAACGTGGCGTGGTCGTCATGGAACGTGGCGTTGCGCTGGTTGTATTCGCAGAACGACGAGGAGAACGTCGGAATCGAAGCGTACTCGCAGTTCTTCCACTCGGCGACGACGCTCTTGAGCGCGTCAACAGCACGGTTACGAGCCGATTGGACGTGGTTGCTGTGGAGTCGCGTCTGCTCGCGAACCTCGTCGTAGGTCATCTCATGCAGGACGGACGAACGGGTTTCAGCCCACTCTCCGTCCCACGCGGAGTCCACGACGTAATTGGCCGCCCACAGGAACTCGTCAATCGTCTCGTGGAGCAGGTCCGCCTGTTCGTCGGTCACGTCGAGTTTGACCGGGACAGTTCGACGGACCTCCATACAACTCACAACTCAATCTATGCTTAAATGTATTAATATGGTCAGGTGGGGGATGCTGCCCTCCACCGGCAACGGCGGTAGCGTAGGCATGCGAACACATTCGTTCCCTCAGCTGCGGGGATCGGTTTCCACAGGGTGGTATCTATGAACGGTCGTTACTCCGACTTTGAGGAACTGCGGCCGACCGGCGAGGCGTCCCACATTCCGGACACGAGGCTGGACGACGGCTGTGAGGGTTCCCCCCGTCGGCAACGCGTCGCGACGAGCTCTGGTGGCTACCCTGATGTGGCGACGGCCGCCGATGGCGAGTGCCGGTCCTGTGGGGCGTCAGTCCCAGACGGCCAGACGAAATGCCGGTTCTGTCTCACCAACCATCTCGGGAGTGACGCCACTCGCACGGACGAGGCCGCGTCGACGACGTGCCTCGGCATCGTCCACCTGGTCGTCGAGTCGACCACGTTCTACGGCGCCGTCGCGAAGGGCGGCGCCGCGGCGAACCTCCTCTCCGCCAACGAGGCGGAGCCGGTCGTCGACGACTACACGCTCATCTACGACCTCGACGAGGCGCCGGCGCGCCAGCTGGCCGAGCAATGGCCCTCACTCCCCGACGCGGTACAGGTGTCGTCAGAGGAGGGAGAGCGGCTTCTCAGTGCCGCCCGTGACCGGACTGGGTGGCACAGGCAGGAAGCGTCGGAGCGCCAGGAGCAGGCCCCGACGCGGCTCTACGACCAGCGTGGGGACGGCATCCGCGACGCGTCGCGTCTCGACGCGGTCCTCGACGACGCCGACGACGCGGTGTGGCTGGTTCCAGCGATAGCGCTGACCGAATCCACTGGCGAGGCTGCGGCTGATCACCAGGAGTCGTCGGTACCGACGACGCAGGAACTCGACTGTCAAACCTGTGGACGGGCGACCGACCATCGGTTTAAGACCCACGAGTCGGTCCCGGATGCGGCGTGGACGGGACAACCGATCTGGGAGTGTCGGGTGTGTGGCTCGGCTCGCTACGGACCCAGTCTCGAGTAGCGCCAGTGCTGGGCGTCGATTAACCAACACCCTGCGAGTAGCGTCGAGGTTCGTTGGTTAAGGCAGCGAGCTCCTGCAAGCCCGACGCCAGTCTCGATGGGGTGTCTTTCCGCGCCGGCGAGTGGTGAGGCGCTTCCGATGGAGCAAGAGTTCAAACAGGGCTACCGGATGCATCGTATACTCAGCAATCTCAACCGACTCGATGTCGATCGATTGGACGCCGCCGATCGAGAGCGAGTCGAGACCGCGAGAGACCTCCTGGAAGAGGTGAGCCTTCTCACGCGGCCGGGCGACGGAGCCGGGGTGGACGCCCACGCAGACTCCTAACTGGCGTCGTCGGCCACGCCTCGGGAGGCACCTCTCACGTCGGTTTATCTCCCCCGATAGGGGTGCGGGGGCGACCCCGTGAACTCCAGACATGGCGACACTGCAAGCTGCGACGACATCGACCGGCGCGATCGTATCGGATCCGCAGGCAGTCCGCGAGCTTTGTGAGAGCTACTGCTTCGGGACGCTCGACTGGGAGGTGACCGAAGACGGAGAGCTCACCATCTGGGGGTACGACGACTTCGAGGTGTACGAGGCGCGGGAGAACGGCCTCCCGGACTACGAAGGCGGGATCGTGACCCACGAATTCCTGCGAGAACTCGCCGACCACCTCGAAGCCAACGAAGAACTCGATATCCAGACGGCGGGGTTCACCAAATGCCGCTTCCCAGTCCTGGCCAAGCGGTACGTCGTTCGCCATGGCGAAGTCCTCCAGGCGGACCTCAGTTCCCCCGACCCGATCGACGAGTAGCGTTGTTCATCCCCCGGGAGGGGTGCGGGGCGATCCAGTCGCGGTCGCCCCGTGAGGTGATTGCTCGATGGGACACCGCGCACTCGTTGCGTACGAACGCACGGACGGACAGTACACGCTCCACTACAGCCATTGGGGTGCAGCGAACCTGAAGCTCAAGCACCGAATCTCGGCTGAGTCGCCGTTCGGTGGCGACGACACCGACTCCAAGTGGGCGAAACAGCTCCTCGCAGAGCTTGCTGATGGCCTCGAGGCAGATGCGGTCGACGGCTACCTCGCTGGCGAGGATCGTCCGTCGTCGGTCGTCGAACCGAAGCCCCGCGCCACCGGGCTCACCCTCGACGAGATCGTCGCGGACCATCTCGACTACCTCCACCACGAGGCGTTCTTCGTGGTGTCGACGACGTTCGAGGTGACCGCCTATCGGACGCTGTGGTTCGGGCTCCAGTACGACTCGGAGACGGTCGAACAGGGAGAGACCGTCGGGAACGGCGCGCTCGCGACGGTGCGCTGGTACGACGGTGAGCCGGTCGGCGACGGCCACCTGCAGGGACAGTTCGCGGCCCTCAAAGACGTCGTCGGCGACATGCTCGACAAGGGCGTCTTCAC
This window contains:
- a CDS encoding RNA-guided endonuclease InsQ/TnpB family protein, producing the protein MEVRRTVPVKLDVTDEQADLLHETIDEFLWAANYVVDSAWDGEWAETRSSVLHEMTYDEVREQTRLHSNHVQSARNRAVDALKSVVAEWKNCEYASIPTFSSSFCEYNQRNATFHDDHATLSTVDGRVTAEYVLPDKTRDTPHSKYLRSERWETTGATLHYRRGDFYLHVRTKADVDDPKPAENGTVLGVDLGIENIAVTSTGAFWSADELNHWRTKYVQRRKSLQECGSRWAHENVQAVGRKETGRFEQYLHRIANDIIAEASESGCTVIAFEDLTDIRDRMPDARKFHEWAFNRLYEYVSYKAEGRGIQVEQVNPKNTSRRCSSCGFTHAENRPSQDTFRCQSCGYENHADYNAAKNIGYRLLRNQTGGEGGAPVGVRLNSGMLNANGVKPVPDSVRAGVHGESPPL
- a CDS encoding transcription initiation factor IIB yields the protein MATRDIYETGFDEDVRTESSANQCPECDGRVTTNAVETVCEDCGLVIDEQRIDHGPEWRAYDDEERERTGAPLTAARHDRGLSTEIGRGTDAKGNEISGQKRRRLARMRREQTRGRWRSKAERNLAHGLGEVRRLASALELSDSVRDQACQLFRSAQNEDLLRGRSIEAIAAASVYGACRCNGRSRLVDDVSEMARVAESRVTNGYKTLNEELGLPAEPVSPSMFVPRLASDLECPDEIRQRARALAEQAEKRGVTTGVHPAGFAAACLYKAGREEGRWLTQSEAADVANASKATVRAHRDTLEEQVA
- a CDS encoding DUF6735 family protein, translating into MGHRALVAYERTDGQYTLHYSHWGAANLKLKHRISAESPFGGDDTDSKWAKQLLAELADGLEADAVDGYLAGEDRPSSVVEPKPRATGLTLDEIVADHLDYLHHEAFFVVSTTFEVTAYRTLWFGLQYDSETVEQGETVGNGALATVRWYDGEPVGDGHLQGQFAALKDVVGDMLDKGVFTPSTARQYLKRKLAERVGDRQELLIPTGELPFEKASLSKP